In Deltaproteobacteria bacterium, the sequence ACTACTACCAGACCCGGGCGCCCGGGACCCTGTTCGTGCCCGGCGGGCTCGCCGGCATGGGCTGGGGCGCGCCCGCCGCGGTGGGGGCCAAGCTCGTGCACCCGGACCGGCCGGTGGTGAGCGTGAGCGGCGACGGCGGGTTTTCCATGTCCGTGCACGTCATCGCCACCGCGGTGCAATACGACCTGCCGGTGGTGTTCGTGGTCATGAACAACTCGGCTCTGGGAATGATCGCCACCGGAGACCTGGGCGGCGATTCGCCCGCCGCCTTCAACGACACCGACTTCGCCGCGGTGGCCCGTGGCTTCGGCGCCGAGGGTCTGCGGGTGGAGAAACCCGGCGAGATTCAGGACGCGGTCAAGGAGGCCCTGAAGAAGGGAAGGCCGACGGTGGTGGACGTGATCACCGACGGCACCGTAGGTCTCGAGAGCATCAGCAGCGGCGCCACCGTGGGTTGATGCCGGCGGTGCGCGCGCCGGCCCCTGACCCTTCCCACCATCGTCCGGTGGCTCCAGAGGGAACTGCGAAAATAATCGTGCGGACGCTCGTTCGGCTCTTGCAAAATGGCGCCGAACGCAGTATGGAATAGTCTTACCCCATCAAATTTCCAGACGCAGTCTCCCGTCGGTGCACCCGACGTGGAGTTGGTTTGGAATATTATTTCGTACTACCGTTCATTACGAAACAAGGAGGGAACCATGTTGATAAAGAAGGAAAGGATCGACACCTTCGACGATTGGGTGGATGCGTTCCACCAGTGGCACGACGATATCGGCTACCCGATGGAGCTGATCGGCGGCGACTACACCTTCGAGACCAAGCTCGACGACGTCGAGAGCAACGAGATCGAGTTCGGTGAGTATGCGGGAGGCCCCAAGTGGGAGAAGGTGACGGACATCCCCGACCAGCGCATCCAGGACGCGCTGGCGCACCTCATCGAGTTCCAGGGCGACACCGAGTTCGCCTCCGTGGAGCAGCAGACCAACCTGATCGAGCGCGCGCCCACGGACGTGGACCTGAAGAACCTGATCCGCATCAACCGTGAGGAGATGCGCCACGGCTGGCAGATGGCCTACGTGCTCCTGACCCAATTTGGCGAGTCCGGCAAGCGCCAGTCTCAGCGGCTGCTGGAGCGGCGCGCGTCCGAGGGTTCGCGCCTCCTGGACTCCTTCAACCAGCCCGTGCGCAACTGGCTCGACTTCTTCGTCTACACGAGCTTCATCGACCGTGACGGCAAGTACCAGCTCAACATGCTGAGCCGGAGCGCCTTCGCGCCGCTGGGCCGGAGCACCCTGCCCATGCTGAAGGAAGAGGCCTACCACCTGGCCCAGGGCAACATCGGCCTGATGCGCATCGTCAAGGCCGGCAAGATCCCCATGCCCATCATCCAGAAGTACTTCAACAAGTGGATCTCCACGGCCTACGACCTGTTCGGCCAGGATGAGTCCAGCTCGGCCCACTGGGCCTATGTCTGGGGTCTCAAGGGACGCTACGACGAGCACCTGTACGACGAGCCGGCGGACATGGACCGGCTGAACGAGCTGTCAAGGACGACCTTCTTCAAGGAGGTCCAGGCGCTGGTGGACGCGTTGAACCACAACATCGCCGACGACCAGCCCAAGCTGGCGATTCCCAGCGACAAGTTCCGCCGCTACATCGGCAACTACGCCAGCCAGCCTTACAGCACCGCCGGCGAGCTGCTCTCCGAGGAAGACTACGCGAAGCACCTGGCAGAGGTGATGCCCTCCGACGCCGACGACGAGCTCGTCATCGGCATGGAGAAAGAAGGCGGCTGGATCCTCGACCCGAGGTAATCCGGAGAACGACGAAATCCCGCAACCGGCGCGGGCCTACGACTCGACATCGAGGCCGTAGGCCCGCGCCATCACGATGATGGGGTGCACCGGCTTGTTGCCGGTCCCCTGCTCCACCTGAACCGCCGACAGCGGACAATCCGTCACCGTACAGGCGTCATCCGACCGCATGAACTTGAACAGCGGCCGGCCCACCTGCATCGACGCCTCGAAGTTCTCTTTCTTGACGCTCCAGGTCCCGTCGTGCCCGCTGCAGCACTGCATGCGGGAGACCTCCGAGTCGGGGATGAGCTGCATCAACTCTTGCGCCTTGAAGCCGATGTTCTGGGCCTTGAGATGGCACGGCTGGTGGTAGCGGATCTTGCCCGCCGCCTGGGTGAAGTCGACGTTCAGCTTGCCGCTCTCGTGGAGTTGCACGAGATACTCCGACAGGTCCAGGGTGTTCTCCGCCACGAGCTTCGTGTCGTCCGTGGGCAGCATGCGCGGGTAGTCCTGCTTGAGCATGTAGCTGCAACTCGCGGTGGGTACCACGATCTTGTAGCCCTGGCGCACGGCCTCGCTCAGGCTCTTGACGTTGGCCTCGATCTTCTGCACCGCCTCGTCCAGGAGCCCCACGTCGATAAACGGCATACCGCAGCACTGCTGCTCGGGGACGGTGCACTCGACGCCGTTCTTCTCCAGCACCCCCACCGCGGCCTTGCCGATGTCGGGCTCGTTGTAGTTGACGGTGCAAGTGTAGAAGAGCGCTGCCTTCTCCCCACCGCTCTCCTTGGGAGCCGCCGGGCGCCGGCGCAGCCACTTGGCGAAGGTCTGCCCGTGATAGGTCGGCAGCAGCCGGTCGCGGTGCACCCCCAGGTACTTCTCCATCAGGCCGCGAACGAACGGGGTGCGGTTGGCCCAGTTCACCAGCGGCGCCATCAGGCTCGCCAGCCGCCCGGCCCGGTCCGTGTCTCCCATAAGCCGGTCGGCCCAGCTCACGCCCTTGTCCTTGGCCTCGACGAGGGTCGCGCGCATCATGGTCCGGGGAAAGTCGATGTCCCACTCGTGCGGCGGCACGTACGGACAGATGGGATCGCAGAGCTTGCACTGGTAGCACTGGTCCACCACCGACTTCATCTGCTCGTCCTTCAGGGACGTGGCGTCACCGAAGTTCTCGTCCATCATCTGGAACAGGCTCACGAACGACGGGCAGAGCGTGTGGCACAGCGTGCAGCCGTAGCAAATGTCGAACACGCGATCGAGTTCCTGGCGCAAGGCTCCCTTTTCCCAGAACGACGGTGTCTTGGGTTCAAAGCTCATAAGTGCGGTGTCCTCCTCGGAGATGTTCGCATGAAGACGCGATGAAAGGGGATCTTAAGGGTTTCGTCCGTGAAAAGTAAGAGGCCTATCCGCGCGGCTGACGGCTGATAAACCGGCCCAATAGCGGAACGGCGAAAGAATACTTTCCATGTCGATTCTTGAAGACCAATCCCTGTGACGCCAACGCCACCAACATCTGGTTAACGTGGCTGCTGCTGAACGACTTGTCCAAGGATCGTTTGGATTCCTCCACCACTTCCTGGACCGTAAACTCGTCGTCACAACTCTCCAGCCGCGAAATCACGAACAGCAACTCACGTTGCCGATCGGTCGCCCGAGCCCATCGTCCGGCAAAAAAGTCCGTGTCGAGTTTCTGCTCGATCTCCTCAATGGGTACGACCGCCCGCTCCCCCCGGTCGATCCGCTGAATGAAAGCGTCGTACACTTCCCGGCAGATGAACTGGATGAAGTAAGGATATCCTCCGGATGCGTCGATGATAGTCTCGACCGAATGATCGCTGAGTTCCAAAGGGCAATCCGCGTCTTCAACGGGCCTGCGGATTGCTTCCTCACTCTCTCTCCTGGACAGGCTTTGGAGAAACACGACCCTGAACATTCTCTCGGAGAAGGTCCTCGCTTCCACGAGCTTGGGGAACAGAGTCGGAAGACCGGTGAGGACGAGCATCAGCGGAAGTCCCTTTCTTTGCAGGGACTGAAAGGTGTCGAGCAGGAGGGACAAAGGATACTCTTCCTTGCCCGATTGGTCAGCGAGGTTCTGTGCTTCATCATACGCGAAAATGATCCCAGGCACATTCTGTCGCTTCGATAGCGCGCGCCAGACTATCTCCAGGACACCCTTGATCTTGTCGAGGGGCAGTCCGGGCAGCCCCCGGTAGAGATCCATGAGGGCCGGGTAGTTGAGGGTGCGGTGGATTCGCTCCGAGTCCGCAGCGAACCCGACGTTCGGCACCTCCAAGGTCTCCATCACAACGCTCGACGTGATGACGGACAGATCCGTGCAGAGCCGAATCGCCATATTCTCCTCACTGACGCTCGTCGACTCCGAAAGATCGGTACCCACCCAGATCCACCCTTGGTTCACCGCCAAGGGCTTGAACGAATCGAGAAGCACCGTCTTGCCTACTCCGCGGAGCCCCGTCAAAATCAGGTTTTCCAGTATCGTGGTTTGCGGAAGTAGCCGCAGAAACTCTTGACGCTCGGCCTGCCTGCCAGCAAGATACGGAGGCGTG encodes:
- a CDS encoding thiamine pyrophosphate-dependent enzyme, whose product is YYQTRAPGTLFVPGGLAGMGWGAPAAVGAKLVHPDRPVVSVSGDGGFSMSVHVIATAVQYDLPVVFVVMNNSALGMIATGDLGGDSPAAFNDTDFAAVARGFGAEGLRVEKPGEIQDAVKEALKKGRPTVVDVITDGTVGLESISSGATVG
- a CDS encoding phenylacetate-CoA oxygenase subunit PaaI, with the translated sequence MLIKKERIDTFDDWVDAFHQWHDDIGYPMELIGGDYTFETKLDDVESNEIEFGEYAGGPKWEKVTDIPDQRIQDALAHLIEFQGDTEFASVEQQTNLIERAPTDVDLKNLIRINREEMRHGWQMAYVLLTQFGESGKRQSQRLLERRASEGSRLLDSFNQPVRNWLDFFVYTSFIDRDGKYQLNMLSRSAFAPLGRSTLPMLKEEAYHLAQGNIGLMRIVKAGKIPMPIIQKYFNKWISTAYDLFGQDESSSAHWAYVWGLKGRYDEHLYDEPADMDRLNELSRTTFFKEVQALVDALNHNIADDQPKLAIPSDKFRRYIGNYASQPYSTAGELLSEEDYAKHLAEVMPSDADDELVIGMEKEGGWILDPR
- a CDS encoding anaerobic glycerol-3-phosphate dehydrogenase subunit C; this translates as MSFEPKTPSFWEKGALRQELDRVFDICYGCTLCHTLCPSFVSLFQMMDENFGDATSLKDEQMKSVVDQCYQCKLCDPICPYVPPHEWDIDFPRTMMRATLVEAKDKGVSWADRLMGDTDRAGRLASLMAPLVNWANRTPFVRGLMEKYLGVHRDRLLPTYHGQTFAKWLRRRPAAPKESGGEKAALFYTCTVNYNEPDIGKAAVGVLEKNGVECTVPEQQCCGMPFIDVGLLDEAVQKIEANVKSLSEAVRQGYKIVVPTASCSYMLKQDYPRMLPTDDTKLVAENTLDLSEYLVQLHESGKLNVDFTQAAGKIRYHQPCHLKAQNIGFKAQELMQLIPDSEVSRMQCCSGHDGTWSVKKENFEASMQVGRPLFKFMRSDDACTVTDCPLSAVQVEQGTGNKPVHPIIVMARAYGLDVES
- a CDS encoding ATP-binding protein; amino-acid sequence: MAEFSNPFRPGAGHTPPYLAGRQAERQEFLRLLPQTTILENLILTGLRGVGKTVLLDSFKPLAVNQGWIWVGTDLSESTSVSEENMAIRLCTDLSVITSSVVMETLEVPNVGFAADSERIHRTLNYPALMDLYRGLPGLPLDKIKGVLEIVWRALSKRQNVPGIIFAYDEAQNLADQSGKEEYPLSLLLDTFQSLQRKGLPLMLVLTGLPTLFPKLVEARTFSERMFRVVFLQSLSRRESEEAIRRPVEDADCPLELSDHSVETIIDASGGYPYFIQFICREVYDAFIQRIDRGERAVVPIEEIEQKLDTDFFAGRWARATDRQRELLFVISRLESCDDEFTVQEVVEESKRSLDKSFSSSHVNQMLVALASQGLVFKNRHGKYSFAVPLLGRFISRQPRG